CAAGGTGGGCGCCGCCACCCCACGCGTGACGGTGATCCGCACCCAGGCATCGGTGTCCAGAAGCTTGTTGCGCCGCAGCAACGCCACGATGTCTTTCTGCCAGGGTTGGCGGGGCAAGCCGATGCCAAGAAACGAAGCTGAAGCTTGCAGGCGGGAGAGATGCTCATCCAGCCCGAAGGGGCTACCCTTGTAAGCCCGCAAGGTCTCGAACAGGCCGTCGCCGTACAGCAGGCCACGGTCGAACACACTGATCTGGGCACGTGACGCGGCGAGCAGCCGACCATTGAGGTGGACAAACTGGGGTGTGGAAACCTTCATGGCGCTGCCGCCGCCGACACCGCCGCAAAGAACGGGCGTGCTTTCAGCAGCGTTTCCTCGTACTCGCAGTCGGCGATCGAGTCGGCCACGATGCCACCACCAGCATGGTAGGTTAACTGACCGGGGGTGGCAATCGCAGTGCGGATCGCCAGATTGAAAACGGCTGCGCCATCGTAACCGATGTAGCCGATGGCGCCGGTGTAAAATCCACGGCCGACCGGTTCCAACTCGTCGATGATTTCCATGGCGCGAACTTTGGGGGCGCCGGTGATCGATCCCCCGGGGAACGTTGCCCGCAACACCTCTGCCAGCTGCGTTCCGGGGCGCAGTTGGCCGCTGACCTTCGATACCAGATGGTGCAGGCTCGGAAATGTTTCCACCCGTGCGAAGTGCTCGACCCGTACGCTGCCCGTCCGGCAGATTCTGCCGAGGTCGTTGCGCTCCAGATCCACGATCATCAGGTGTTCGGCGCGCTCCTTGGCGCTGCGCTCCAATTCCTCAATGAGGCACTGATCACTGCGCCGGTCGGCGCCGCGTGGCCGCGTCCCCTTGATGGGAAAGGTGGCAAGGGTATCGCCGTGCCGCATCAGCAAACATTCAGGCGAGTTCGAGACGAGGATGAAGTCCCCGGCGTCGAGGTAGGCTCCGAAGGGCACCGTGTGCCGCTGCAGTGCCGCGAACACTGCCGCGGGCGGTGGCGGATCGCGGACCACAAAGCGCTGCGACAGGTTGATTTGATATACGTCACCGGCGGCGATGTATTCCAGTGCCGCCGCCACGGCGCTGAGATATTGCGCCTTGGTGACATCCGAGAACGTGCGAGGACGCACGCTGGTGCTCCGGCACGGCCTCGCTACGGCTCCGCGCCGCTCGATCTCTGCGGCGATGTCTTGCAGCGCGGCCGGCGAGCGCGGAGAGACGAGCCGGAAACGCCGATCGAGGTATGAGTACCACAGCAGCCAGTCGTAAAACGCCGCATAGAGAACGGGTACGGCGAGATCGTTGCGCCGCGGCCCGGGCCGGGGCTCGACCCAGTGGCGGAGGTCGTAGTTGAGGGCCGCGACCACGGCGGCCCCGCGCGCACCAGCGCCCGCCCGCGGCGCCCAATGGGCGTGGAAGCGGTCGAGCAGGTCGAGAGGGTGGCCCTCCCATCGGTGCGGCTTGCCGTCATCCATGCACGCGTCGCCGTTGGATTCGACGCGCAACGTGGCGCGCGGACGGAAGCCCAACATGGCGTCGCCCGTGCCCCAGGATCTCCGGTCGCCGCCGTCGAGTACGACGACGCCGGGCTGATCGGCGCAGCGCGCCAGCAACGCCGTCGGTGACAGCGCTAGCTCGACTTCTTGTGTCGTCATGCTATTCCTGCTGTGGAAAGCGAGCCCTTGTAACGGGGACTCCGCAGAGTTGCAACCGACCAAGCCGCGCACGCATCGGAACCCACTGCCTGTCGTATGAACGCCTCGGTGAAACTGATCGAACTCGTCCTCCCCGCCACCGTGGCGCTCAAGGCGACAGTTCCGGAAGAGCACCCGTCGGTGGGGTTTCTCGGGAGGGAACGCTTCGGGAGCGGTGTGGTCATTGATTCGGCAGGCCTCATCCTGACCGTAAACTACGTGGTCATGGGCGCACGCACGGTCGAGGTCACACTGCTCGATGACACGACCGTAGAGGCCCCCGTGGTGGCGCAAGATTTCGCCAGCGGCATCGCTGTGGTTGACATGGGCATGAAAGGACTGTCGGCCTTGAGGCTCGGCCGAACCTCCGAGCTCTCGGTTGGGCAGGAGATTTTCATCGCGGCGGCCGTGGGAGGAGACAAGCGCCGGGCAAACAACGGGGCGATCACGTCGCTGGGGGCGTTCGACGCGTATTGGGAGTACTCGTTGGACCCCGCGATTACCACCACGGCGATGAATCCCGGCCTTGGCGGTGCGCCGTTGCTCGACATGACGGGGCGTGTCGCTGGGATCGTTTCTTTGGATCTCGGCGAGGTCGGCCACTTCAGCCTGGCGATTCCGGTCGAGCATTTCGCCGACCACCGCGAGGAATTGCTGCGCCATGGCCGCCGGGTGTCGCGAGCGGCGCGCGCATGGATCGGTTTCTATTGTTACACCTTCCGTGATCACGTGGTCATCGCCGGCCTCCTCCCAGGTACACCCGGTGACCAGGCCGGGCTCAAGCCGGGCGATGTGGTCATGGCCGTCGACGACCAGCGCGTCGCTGGCCGCCACGAACTCTATGTCTATCTGTGGGCGCATTCGCCGGGAGAGATCATCAACTTTCACGTCTTCCGGAACAACGGCGTCGAGCAGGTAGCCGTGCCTGCCGGGAACGCCGAGGAATTCTTCGCGTAGGCCAGCGCCATGCTGCTGTCGCTTTTCTCAGCTGCACCCCGGTGCGTATGATTGCGTGCGTTTACGGGAAAGCCTTCGCCCCGTTTGTGGAAGAGGTGGCGTATGACCTGTGCGCCGCCGTCGCGGCGGCGGGCGGCGAGATGCGGGCTTTCACGCTCGAGGCGGCGATGGCTGATCCGGGATGCGGGGCGAACGTGCACCGGCTGTACGTGCTGCCGTTCGATGCGCCACCGCCAACCGCACCAGCCGAGATCATTCGGGAGATCTTCCCCAACGCCGAGCTGGTCAACAGCTTCGCGGTGCAGGACCTCTCCTGGGACAAGATCGCGACGCAGGAACTCTTGCTGGATCGTGGCGTTCCGGTGCCCGACACTTTGGTGAGTTCGGAGCCGGCCGACGTCCACCACTTCGTTCACCAACACGGATTCGCGATTCTGAAGGAACGCCATTCCTGCGGCGGGCAGGGCCATATCGTTCTGTGGTTTGAGGGCGAAGACCTGGTCGGTGACTGCGGCAGCCATCAGTACCAGATGGATTTGGTCCCCCACGGCCAACGGCGACTGGAGGGCGTGCGCCTGATTTATCCCGGGCCTTTCTACGTCCAACGTCTGATAGCGGACATCGGGATCCACCGCATGTCGCCCGGCCAGGTGCTGCGGGCCTACATCGTCGACAGCCAGATCGCTTTCTGGACCGAGCGCTACCGCGACCGCTATGACCGCCCCTCAGACTGGATCATCAACGTCGGCCTAGGGGCGCGGTACCGCTTCCTGCAAAACATCAGCGAGGAGGCGAAGAAGATCGCTGTCCGCAGCGCTGAGGTCACCGGCATGCGTGTCGGCGTCGTTGATCTGATCCGTACGGGCAGCATGGGTC
This DNA window, taken from Candidatus Binatia bacterium, encodes the following:
- a CDS encoding S1C family serine protease — protein: MKLIELVLPATVALKATVPEEHPSVGFLGRERFGSGVVIDSAGLILTVNYVVMGARTVEVTLLDDTTVEAPVVAQDFASGIAVVDMGMKGLSALRLGRTSELSVGQEIFIAAAVGGDKRRANNGAITSLGAFDAYWEYSLDPAITTTAMNPGLGGAPLLDMTGRVAGIVSLDLGEVGHFSLAIPVEHFADHREELLRHGRRVSRAARAWIGFYCYTFRDHVVIAGLLPGTPGDQAGLKPGDVVMAVDDQRVAGRHELYVYLWAHSPGEIINFHVFRNNGVEQVAVPAGNAEEFFA
- a CDS encoding anthranilate synthase component I family protein, which codes for MTTQEVELALSPTALLARCADQPGVVVLDGGDRRSWGTGDAMLGFRPRATLRVESNGDACMDDGKPHRWEGHPLDLLDRFHAHWAPRAGAGARGAAVVAALNYDLRHWVEPRPGPRRNDLAVPVLYAAFYDWLLWYSYLDRRFRLVSPRSPAALQDIAAEIERRGAVARPCRSTSVRPRTFSDVTKAQYLSAVAAALEYIAAGDVYQINLSQRFVVRDPPPPAAVFAALQRHTVPFGAYLDAGDFILVSNSPECLLMRHGDTLATFPIKGTRPRGADRRSDQCLIEELERSAKERAEHLMIVDLERNDLGRICRTGSVRVEHFARVETFPSLHHLVSKVSGQLRPGTQLAEVLRATFPGGSITGAPKVRAMEIIDELEPVGRGFYTGAIGYIGYDGAAVFNLAIRTAIATPGQLTYHAGGGIVADSIADCEYEETLLKARPFFAAVSAAAAP